Proteins encoded in a region of the Elaeis guineensis isolate ETL-2024a chromosome 7, EG11, whole genome shotgun sequence genome:
- the LOC105048055 gene encoding small ribosomal subunit protein eS24z, producing the protein MADTKAVTIRTRKFMTNRLLSRKQFVVDVLHPGRANVSKVELKDKLGKLYEVKDPNTIFVFKFRTHFGGGKSTGFGLIYDNVEAAKKYEPKYRLIRNGLATKVEKSRKQMKERKNRAKKIRGVKKTKAGDAAKAGKKK; encoded by the exons ATGGCGGATACCAAGGCGGTCACGATCAGAACCAGGAAATTCATGACCAACCGGCTTCTCTCCAGGAAGCAATTC GTCGTTGATGTCCTTCATCCAGGAAGGGCGAACGTTTCTAAG GTGGAATTGAAGGACAAATTGGGTAAGCTGTATGAGGTGAAGGACCCGAACACGATTTTTGTGTTCAAGTTCCGGACGCACTTCGGAGGAGGCAAGTCCACTGGTTTTGGTCTCATCTATGACAACGTCGAGGCCGCCAAGAAGTATGAGCCCAAGTACCGGCTGATCAGG AATGGGCTTGCCACAAAGGTTGAAAAGTCACGGAAGCAgatgaaggaaagaaagaataGGGCAAAGAAGATCCGTGGAGTGAAGAAG
- the LOC105048056 gene encoding NADP-dependent malic enzyme isoform X1, with product MLSLNRSSFVKCRENDTRLFGSQLRGAATRLVVVRCGSGRRGEGKGRRVVMESTHEEVEALMDPKNTVGGGVEDTYGEDRATEDQLVTPWTVSVASGYSLLRDPRHNKELAFTEKERDAHYLRGLLPPAVACQDLQEKKLMHILRQYKVPLQRYMAMMDLQESNERLFYKLLIDNVEELLPVVYTPTVGEACQKYGCIFRHPQGLFISLKERGKILEVLRNWPERSIQVIVVTDGERILGLGDLGCQGMGIPVGKLSLYTALGGLRPSACLPITIDVGTNNEQLLNDEFYIGLRQRRATGQEYADLLHEFMCAVKQNYGEKVLIQFEDFANHNAFDLLAKYTKTHLVFNDDIQGTASVVLAGIVAALKLVGGTLAEHTYLFLGAGEAGTGIAELIALEMSRQTNAPIEECRKKIWLVDSKGLIVSSRKESLQHFKKPWAHEHEPVNNLLSAVQAIKPTILIGTSGVGRTFTKDVVEAMASFNQKPIILALSNPTSQSECTAEEAYTWSKGRAIFASGSPFDPVEYEGKIFVPGQANNAYIFPGFGLGLVISGAIRVHDDMLLAASEALAQQVTQEHFDRGLIYPPFTNIRKISAKISANVASKAYELGLASRLPRPENLMKYAESCMYTPLYRSYR from the exons ATGCTGTCGCTCAACAGAAGCAGCTTTGTG AAGTGCCGAGAGAACGACACCAGGTTATTTGGTTCGCAGTTGAGAGGAGCGGCGACGAGGCTAGTGGTGGTGCGGTGTGGTAGCgggaggagaggagaagggaagGGGAGACGAGTGGTGATGGAGAGCACGCACGAGGAGGTGGAGGCGCTGATGGACCCCAAGAACACCGTCGGCGGCGGGGTCGAGGACACCTACGGCGAAGATCGAGCCACCGAGGACCAGCTCGTCACGCCCTGGACCGTCTCCGTCGCCAG TGGTTATTCGTTGCTGAGGGATCCACGCCATAACAAAGAGCTTGCTTTCACGGAAAAGGAGAGAGATGCCCACTATCTTCGAGGCCTCTTGCCCCCAGCGGTTGCGTGTCAAGATCTTCAG GAAAAGAAGCTGATGCACATTCTTCGTCAGTACAAGGTACCTCTGCAACGTTACATGGCAATGATGGATCTTCAG GAGAGCAATGAAAGGCTTTTCTACAAGCTTCTGATCGACAATGTTGAGGAGTTGCTTCCTGTTGTCTACACGCCGACAGTTGGTGAGGCTTGCCAGAAGTATGGGTGCATTTTCAGGCATCCGCAGGGTCTATTTATCAGCTTGAAAGAAAG GGGAAAAATTCTGGAGGTGCTGAGGAACTGGCCTGAGAGAAGCATTCAAGTAATTGTGGTCACTGATGGCGAGCGCATTTTGGGGCTTGGAGATCTTGGCTGTCAG GGCATGGGAATCCCTGTAGGCAAGCTTTCTTTATATACTGCACTTGGAGGACTACGTCCGTCTGCT TGCTTACCAATCACAATTGATGTGGGGACGAACAATGAGCAGTTGCTGAATGATGAATTCTACATTGGTCTAAGGCAAAGGCGAGCTACTGGACAG GAATATGCCGACCTTCTACATGAATTCATGTGTGCTGTTAAGCAGAACTATGGGGAGAAAGTCCTCATTCAG tTTGAAGACTTTGCGAATCATAATGCATTTGACTTGCTTGCTAAGTACACCAAGACCCATCTTGTCTTTAATGATGACATCCAG GGAACAGCTTCGGTAGTCCTTGCTGGAATTGTTGCAGCACTGAAGTTGGTTGGTGGAACCTTAGCAGAGCATACTTATTTGTTCCTTGGTGCTGGGGAG GCTGGTACTGGTATTGCGGAGCTAATCGCTCTTGAGATGTCAAGACAG ACCAATGCTCCAATTGAAGAGTGCCGTAAGAAGATCTGGCTTGTGGATTCTAAG GGATTGATAGTTAGCTCCCGGAAGGAGTCTCTTCAACACTTCAAGAAACCTTGGGCACATGAGCATGAACCTGTTAACAACCTCTTAAGTGCTGTTCAG GCCATCAAGCCAACCATCCTGATAGGAACATCTGGAGTGGGGAgaactttcacaaaagatgtagtTGAAGCTATGGCTTCCTTTAATCAG AAACCCATTATTCTTGCTCTGTCAAATCCTACATCACAATCTGAATGCACTGCGGAGGAAGCATACACTTGGAGTAAG GGTCGTGCAATTTTTGCTAGCGGAAGTCCATTTGATCCTGTTGAGTATGAGGGAAAAATTTTTGTGCCCGGCCAG GCAAACAATGCATACATATTCCCAGGATTTGGCCTTGGTTTGGTGATCTCTGGAGCCATTCGTGTGCATGATGACATGCTTCTTGCAGCCT CGGAAGCATTAGCCCAACAGGTAACACAGGAACATTTTGATAGAGGATTGATCTATCCTCCCTTCACAAATATAAGAAAGATATCTGCCAAAATTTCCGCTAATGTAGCTTCCAAGGCCTATGAACTTG GTTTGGCCAGTCGTCTCCCTCGTCCAGAAAATCTGATGAAATATGCTGAAAGCTGCATGTACACTCCTCTCTATCGCAGTTACCGATGA
- the LOC105048057 gene encoding LOW QUALITY PROTEIN: transcription repressor MYB5 (The sequence of the model RefSeq protein was modified relative to this genomic sequence to represent the inferred CDS: inserted 4 bases in 4 codons; deleted 1 base in 1 codon) — protein sequence MQTKRSNVAAFVTVCGSHCGRLEILNGSAVTLPQRKLKERRKRRRQKNKNRGERGGRVIAERERDEESVVDVRSGPSSSLSSPATGSRSVTKQRQKGAPTASKMGVKRGPWTREEDEVLAKFVRXEGEGRWRTLPHRAGLLRCGKSCRLRWMNYLRPSIKRGPIAPDEEDLILRLHRLLGNRWSLIAGRIPGRTDNEIKNYWNTHLSKKLISQGIDPRTHKPLTSSSSXNPDPPLPEGPKIFQPPTRIPYRNPNPNPNANPGSTIPSVHQQMSGGHGGXGTHRGRDVFSGSVSLEQDDGWQNMEGFPAMDLQGSQGEGDTGEDDVLSSFLDSLINDDIFLQNPQQNVNYNDDDNFNNGQIQSHDPRMSSAPGFGVGTLXESTLTSPVIQDKETHGKFVDHAGK from the exons ATGCAGACGAAGCGTTCGAATGTAGCTGCCTTCGTAACTGTCTGCGGGTCCCACTGTGGTCGG TTGGAAATTCTAAACGGATCCGCCGTAACTTTGCCACAAAGGAAGCTgaaagagagaaggaaaagaCGACGACAAAAGAACAAGaataggggagagagaggagggagagtgatcgcagagagagaaagagatgagGAATCCGTCGTCGACGTCAGGTCCGGACCGTCGTCGTCTTTGTCGTCGCCGGCGACGGGGTCGAGGTCGGTGACGAAGCAGCGGCAAAAAGGAGCGCCGACGGCCAGCAAGATGGGGGTGAAAAGGGGGCCGTGGACGCGGGAGGAGGACGAGGTGCTGGCGAAGTTCgtca aagaaggggaggggcggtGGCGGACGCTGCCGCACCGCGCGGGGCTCCTCCGCTGCGGGAAGAGCTGCCGTCTCCGGTGGATGAACTACCTCCGCCCCTCCATCAAGCGCGGCCCCATCGCCCCCgacgaggaggacctcatcctccGCCTCCACCGCCTCCTCGGCAACCG GTGGTCTTTGATAGCTGGGAGGATCCCAGGGCGAACCGACAACGAAATCAAGAACTACTGGAACACCCACCTAAGCAAGAAGCTCATCAGCCAAGGCATCGATCCCCGCACCCACAAGCCATTGACCTCCTCATCCT CGAATCCAGATCCACCCCTCCCGGAGGGTCCCAAGATATTCCAGCCGCCAACAAGAATACCATACcgcaaccctaaccctaaccctaatgcaAACCCTGGCTCCACCATACCTTCTGTTCACCAACAAATGAGTGGTGGTCACGGAG GTGGCACTCATCGCGGTCGTGATGTTTTCTCTGGCAGCGTGAGTCTGGAACAAGATGATGGATGGCAGAACATGGAGGGCTTTCCCGCCATGGATTTGCAGGGAAGCCAAGGGGAAGGTGACACTGGAGAAGATGATGTCCTCTCCTCGTTCCTCGACTCTCTCATCAATGATGACATTTTCCTGCAGAACCCGCAGCAGAATGTTAATTACAACGACGACGACAACTTCAACAACGGGCAGATTCAATCACACGATCCTCGCATGTCTTCAGCACCAGGGTTTGGCGTGGGAACAT GGGAATCTACCCTCACGTCCCCAGTTATTCAGGATAAGGAGACTCATGGGAAATTTGTGGACCATGCAGGCAAGTAG
- the LOC105048056 gene encoding NADP-dependent malic enzyme isoform X2, translating into MLSLNRSSFVLRGAATRLVVVRCGSGRRGEGKGRRVVMESTHEEVEALMDPKNTVGGGVEDTYGEDRATEDQLVTPWTVSVASGYSLLRDPRHNKELAFTEKERDAHYLRGLLPPAVACQDLQEKKLMHILRQYKVPLQRYMAMMDLQESNERLFYKLLIDNVEELLPVVYTPTVGEACQKYGCIFRHPQGLFISLKERGKILEVLRNWPERSIQVIVVTDGERILGLGDLGCQGMGIPVGKLSLYTALGGLRPSACLPITIDVGTNNEQLLNDEFYIGLRQRRATGQEYADLLHEFMCAVKQNYGEKVLIQFEDFANHNAFDLLAKYTKTHLVFNDDIQGTASVVLAGIVAALKLVGGTLAEHTYLFLGAGEAGTGIAELIALEMSRQTNAPIEECRKKIWLVDSKGLIVSSRKESLQHFKKPWAHEHEPVNNLLSAVQAIKPTILIGTSGVGRTFTKDVVEAMASFNQKPIILALSNPTSQSECTAEEAYTWSKGRAIFASGSPFDPVEYEGKIFVPGQANNAYIFPGFGLGLVISGAIRVHDDMLLAASEALAQQVTQEHFDRGLIYPPFTNIRKISAKISANVASKAYELGLASRLPRPENLMKYAESCMYTPLYRSYR; encoded by the exons ATGCTGTCGCTCAACAGAAGCAGCTTTGTG TTGAGAGGAGCGGCGACGAGGCTAGTGGTGGTGCGGTGTGGTAGCgggaggagaggagaagggaagGGGAGACGAGTGGTGATGGAGAGCACGCACGAGGAGGTGGAGGCGCTGATGGACCCCAAGAACACCGTCGGCGGCGGGGTCGAGGACACCTACGGCGAAGATCGAGCCACCGAGGACCAGCTCGTCACGCCCTGGACCGTCTCCGTCGCCAG TGGTTATTCGTTGCTGAGGGATCCACGCCATAACAAAGAGCTTGCTTTCACGGAAAAGGAGAGAGATGCCCACTATCTTCGAGGCCTCTTGCCCCCAGCGGTTGCGTGTCAAGATCTTCAG GAAAAGAAGCTGATGCACATTCTTCGTCAGTACAAGGTACCTCTGCAACGTTACATGGCAATGATGGATCTTCAG GAGAGCAATGAAAGGCTTTTCTACAAGCTTCTGATCGACAATGTTGAGGAGTTGCTTCCTGTTGTCTACACGCCGACAGTTGGTGAGGCTTGCCAGAAGTATGGGTGCATTTTCAGGCATCCGCAGGGTCTATTTATCAGCTTGAAAGAAAG GGGAAAAATTCTGGAGGTGCTGAGGAACTGGCCTGAGAGAAGCATTCAAGTAATTGTGGTCACTGATGGCGAGCGCATTTTGGGGCTTGGAGATCTTGGCTGTCAG GGCATGGGAATCCCTGTAGGCAAGCTTTCTTTATATACTGCACTTGGAGGACTACGTCCGTCTGCT TGCTTACCAATCACAATTGATGTGGGGACGAACAATGAGCAGTTGCTGAATGATGAATTCTACATTGGTCTAAGGCAAAGGCGAGCTACTGGACAG GAATATGCCGACCTTCTACATGAATTCATGTGTGCTGTTAAGCAGAACTATGGGGAGAAAGTCCTCATTCAG tTTGAAGACTTTGCGAATCATAATGCATTTGACTTGCTTGCTAAGTACACCAAGACCCATCTTGTCTTTAATGATGACATCCAG GGAACAGCTTCGGTAGTCCTTGCTGGAATTGTTGCAGCACTGAAGTTGGTTGGTGGAACCTTAGCAGAGCATACTTATTTGTTCCTTGGTGCTGGGGAG GCTGGTACTGGTATTGCGGAGCTAATCGCTCTTGAGATGTCAAGACAG ACCAATGCTCCAATTGAAGAGTGCCGTAAGAAGATCTGGCTTGTGGATTCTAAG GGATTGATAGTTAGCTCCCGGAAGGAGTCTCTTCAACACTTCAAGAAACCTTGGGCACATGAGCATGAACCTGTTAACAACCTCTTAAGTGCTGTTCAG GCCATCAAGCCAACCATCCTGATAGGAACATCTGGAGTGGGGAgaactttcacaaaagatgtagtTGAAGCTATGGCTTCCTTTAATCAG AAACCCATTATTCTTGCTCTGTCAAATCCTACATCACAATCTGAATGCACTGCGGAGGAAGCATACACTTGGAGTAAG GGTCGTGCAATTTTTGCTAGCGGAAGTCCATTTGATCCTGTTGAGTATGAGGGAAAAATTTTTGTGCCCGGCCAG GCAAACAATGCATACATATTCCCAGGATTTGGCCTTGGTTTGGTGATCTCTGGAGCCATTCGTGTGCATGATGACATGCTTCTTGCAGCCT CGGAAGCATTAGCCCAACAGGTAACACAGGAACATTTTGATAGAGGATTGATCTATCCTCCCTTCACAAATATAAGAAAGATATCTGCCAAAATTTCCGCTAATGTAGCTTCCAAGGCCTATGAACTTG GTTTGGCCAGTCGTCTCCCTCGTCCAGAAAATCTGATGAAATATGCTGAAAGCTGCATGTACACTCCTCTCTATCGCAGTTACCGATGA